In a genomic window of Arthrobacter woluwensis:
- a CDS encoding ATP-binding cassette domain-containing protein, whose protein sequence is MHTVTLQHLALDGISQRYAGRRVLSDITFAVSPGQRVGLIGENGSGKSTVLRIAAGAQRPDAGLVLRPERLGYFAQELDAPPGSTAGEVLDRAQRPALDALAALESQDVEAYGQALDDAERLGAWSAQARRGEVLAGLGLSGLDERTPVERLSGGQRSRLALAALLLEEPDALLLDEPSNHLDDAAVAYLESALRDWKGPVLFASHDRTFLDRVATRIVDLDPLPVPAVVLADAASPDASAPEGAADAAGAEPGDTTSDSGSGLGVRHFGGDYSSALRARRDLMRQWRDRYAAEQAELLALRHEIEVGSRNVNRRNEPRTEARASLKFYTDKDAKVTARRARNARVRLETVESSRVRRPPEPLRFAGFDPASTALPHATTTADPTTADPTAAAGPAAAGPAAAAGPAAAGPAAAGAAERGAAAAEAVLRAHRVSVPGRLDPVSFGLAPQGRLLLTGANGSGKSTLLQALAGRVEHEGEILRAEDATVGYLAQDTVFEDPGQSAAAWYARAVGFERADSTPLATLGLLPERDTGRALGELSIGQQRRVALAALVADPPRVLLLDEPSNHLSLALVEELEEALESFAGAVVIATHDRWLRTRWRERNVPEISLG, encoded by the coding sequence CCGTGCTGCGCATCGCCGCCGGTGCCCAGCGCCCGGATGCGGGACTGGTGCTCCGGCCGGAACGCCTGGGGTACTTCGCCCAGGAACTCGACGCCCCTCCCGGCAGCACTGCCGGCGAGGTGCTGGACCGTGCCCAGCGCCCGGCCCTCGACGCGCTCGCCGCGCTGGAGAGCCAGGACGTGGAAGCCTACGGGCAGGCCTTGGACGACGCCGAACGGCTGGGCGCCTGGAGCGCTCAGGCGCGGCGTGGGGAAGTCCTCGCCGGGCTGGGACTCTCCGGCCTCGACGAACGGACGCCCGTTGAACGGCTGTCCGGTGGGCAGCGTTCCCGGCTGGCGCTTGCGGCGCTCCTCCTGGAGGAGCCCGACGCGCTGCTGCTGGACGAGCCCAGCAATCATCTGGACGACGCCGCCGTGGCGTATCTGGAATCCGCCTTGCGCGACTGGAAGGGCCCCGTGCTCTTCGCCAGTCATGACCGCACCTTCCTGGACCGGGTGGCCACACGAATCGTGGACCTGGACCCCTTGCCGGTGCCGGCCGTGGTGCTGGCCGACGCCGCCTCTCCGGACGCTTCGGCGCCGGAGGGGGCCGCGGATGCCGCTGGTGCGGAGCCGGGCGACACGACCTCCGACAGCGGCAGCGGGCTGGGGGTCCGCCACTTCGGTGGGGACTACAGCAGCGCTCTCCGCGCGCGTCGGGACCTCATGCGGCAGTGGCGCGACCGCTACGCCGCGGAACAGGCCGAACTGCTCGCCCTGCGGCACGAGATCGAGGTGGGTTCCCGCAACGTCAACCGCCGGAATGAGCCGAGGACCGAGGCCAGGGCCTCTCTGAAGTTCTACACGGACAAAGATGCGAAGGTCACGGCACGCCGGGCGCGCAATGCGAGGGTCCGCCTCGAGACGGTGGAGAGCAGCCGGGTCCGGCGCCCCCCGGAGCCTCTGCGCTTCGCCGGCTTCGACCCTGCCTCCACGGCGCTGCCGCACGCGACAACGACGGCGGACCCGACGACGGCGGACCCGACGGCGGCGGCCGGGCCGGCGGCGGCCGGGCCGGCGGCGGCGGCCGGGCCGGCGGCGGCCGGGCCGGCGGCGGCCGGGGCTGCGGAGCGGGGTGCGGCAGCCGCCGAGGCGGTGCTCCGCGCTCACCGCGTGTCGGTCCCCGGCCGTCTGGATCCCGTGTCCTTCGGGCTCGCCCCACAGGGCAGACTGCTCCTGACAGGTGCCAACGGCAGCGGGAAGTCGACGCTGCTCCAGGCCTTGGCGGGGCGGGTCGAGCACGAGGGGGAGATCCTCCGGGCCGAGGATGCCACCGTGGGCTATCTGGCCCAGGACACCGTGTTCGAGGACCCCGGCCAGAGCGCCGCTGCCTGGTACGCGCGTGCCGTGGGCTTCGAACGGGCCGACAGCACGCCGCTCGCGACCCTCGGGCTGCTTCCCGAGCGGGACACCGGCCGGGCTCTCGGCGAGCTCAGCATCGGGCAGCAGCGGCGCGTGGCGCTCGCGGCTCTCGTGGCGGACCCACCACGGGTGCTCCTCCTGGACGAGCCCAGCAACCACCTGTCGCTGGCACTGGTCGAGGAACTCGAGGAGGCGCTGGAGTCCTTCGCCGGGGCCGTCGTGATCGCGACCCACGACCGCTGGCTGCGCACGCGCTGGCGGGAGCGGAACGTCCCGGAGATCAGCCTCGGCTGA